One genomic region from Methanocaldococcus fervens AG86 encodes:
- a CDS encoding TIGR00341 family protein — protein sequence MKLRFIECHIPKHLFMGIDEIKEWEGVIWANVQTDGAISTIQILTTLKDSEKVVDKLKERYGGANYRVVVFEPTMTYPPVEEEAEEKPERLIRDELYNIVSDIANLTKENILMLILSTIVAIAGICKDDVALLIASMIIAPLLGPNISLSLSITVADYKLALKSIRTIIMELIIVIALSVIAGYYLPISLDNPQIHSRITLDFWNIIIALSAGIAGSLSTISNISSIVVGVMIAIALLPPLVVFGLLIGAGYIEQSFSALMLFLINIIAINLSAIVIFSAYGISPYRWWKKELARKYTLYAILLWVVMLIAVFILIYYH from the coding sequence ATGAAGCTTAGATTTATTGAATGCCATATACCTAAGCATTTATTCATGGGGATTGATGAAATAAAAGAATGGGAAGGCGTTATTTGGGCTAATGTTCAAACAGATGGGGCTATTTCAACCATACAAATTTTAACCACTTTAAAAGATAGTGAAAAAGTTGTTGATAAACTTAAAGAGAGATATGGAGGAGCGAATTATAGAGTTGTTGTGTTTGAACCAACCATGACCTATCCTCCAGTTGAAGAAGAGGCGGAAGAAAAACCTGAAAGGTTAATTAGGGATGAGTTATATAATATAGTTTCAGATATTGCAAATCTAACAAAGGAGAATATACTAATGCTCATATTATCAACAATTGTTGCAATCGCTGGAATTTGTAAAGATGATGTTGCTTTATTAATAGCATCGATGATTATAGCTCCTTTGTTAGGGCCTAATATATCCCTATCATTGTCAATTACAGTGGCAGATTACAAATTGGCATTAAAAAGTATAAGAACTATAATAATGGAATTGATTATTGTCATAGCTTTATCAGTAATTGCCGGCTATTATTTGCCAATATCTTTAGACAATCCACAAATACACTCAAGAATTACCTTAGATTTTTGGAATATTATTATAGCTTTATCGGCAGGGATTGCTGGAAGTTTATCAACAATATCAAACATATCTTCAATAGTTGTTGGTGTTATGATAGCTATCGCTTTATTACCTCCATTGGTTGTTTTTGGTTTATTGATAGGGGCTGGTTATATTGAGCAGAGCTTTTCAGCATTGATGCTATTTTTGATAAATATAATAGCCATAAATTTATCTGCCATTGTTATATTCTCAGCTTATGGAATCTCCCCATATAGATGGTGGAAAAAAGAGTTGGCAAGGAAATATACATTATACGCAATCTTATTGTGGGTTGTAATGCTTATAGCAGTGTTTATTTTAATTTACTATCATTAA
- the rpe gene encoding ribulose-phosphate 3-epimerase, with product MVKIGASILSADFGNLNEEIKKAEEAGVDFFHVDIMDGHFVPNISIGIGIAKDIKKIAKLPVDAHLMVENPDQFIDEFKGMDYITFHIEAVKFPFRTIKKIREIGAEPIVALNPATSLSSVGYILGEVHAVLIMTVEPGFSGQKFIPIMTKKIEKLKDIIANNGYDTKIFVDGGINVETAPLAVKAGADVLIAASAIFGKEDIKKAVKDLRESALKALNE from the coding sequence ATGGTTAAGATTGGAGCTTCAATATTATCTGCAGATTTTGGAAATTTGAACGAGGAAATTAAAAAGGCAGAAGAGGCTGGAGTTGATTTCTTCCATGTTGATATTATGGATGGACATTTTGTCCCAAATATAAGTATAGGCATTGGAATAGCAAAAGACATTAAAAAAATAGCTAAACTTCCAGTTGATGCCCATTTAATGGTTGAAAATCCTGATCAATTTATAGATGAGTTCAAAGGTATGGATTATATAACATTCCACATAGAGGCAGTAAAATTTCCATTTAGAACAATAAAAAAGATTAGAGAGATTGGAGCTGAGCCTATTGTGGCTTTAAATCCGGCAACTTCTTTGAGCAGTGTTGGGTATATTTTAGGAGAGGTTCATGCTGTTCTAATAATGACCGTTGAACCAGGATTTTCAGGGCAGAAATTTATCCCAATTATGACAAAGAAGATTGAAAAGTTAAAGGATATCATTGCCAATAATGGCTACGATACAAAAATCTTTGTTGATGGGGGTATAAATGTTGAAACAGCTCCTTTGGCAGTTAAAGCAGGGGCAGATGTCTTAATTGCTGCATCTGCAATATTTGGAAAAGAGGACATTAAAAAAGCGGTTAAAGATTTAAGAGAATCTGCTTTAAAAGCTTTAAATGAATAA
- a CDS encoding transketolase family protein produces MVKLTGIYKGMRKGYGETLVELGKKYDNVVVLDADLSGSTQTAMFAKEFPDRFFNAGVAEQNMIGMAAGLATTGKIVFASSFAMFASGRAWEIIRNLVAYPKLNVKIVATHAGITVGEDGASHQTCEDIAIMRAIPNMVVIAPTDYYHTKNVIRAVSEYKGPVYVRMPRRDTEIIYESEEEASFEIGKGKVLVDGDDLTIIATGEEVPEALKAGEILKENGISAEIVEMATIKPIDEDIIKKSKDFVVTVEDHNIIGGLGGAVAEVIASNGLNKKLLRIGINDVFGRSGKADELLKHYGLDGESIAKRIMEEMKK; encoded by the coding sequence ATGGTTAAATTAACTGGAATTTATAAAGGGATGAGAAAGGGTTATGGAGAAACATTAGTAGAGTTAGGTAAAAAATACGATAATGTAGTGGTTTTAGATGCTGATTTATCTGGCTCTACACAGACGGCAATGTTTGCCAAAGAATTTCCAGACAGATTTTTCAATGCAGGAGTTGCAGAACAAAACATGATTGGAATGGCTGCAGGATTGGCAACAACAGGTAAAATTGTCTTTGCTTCATCATTTGCCATGTTTGCCTCTGGAAGGGCATGGGAGATAATAAGAAATTTGGTTGCATATCCAAAGTTAAATGTAAAGATTGTCGCAACACATGCAGGAATTACAGTTGGGGAAGATGGAGCCTCCCACCAGACGTGCGAAGATATAGCGATAATGAGGGCTATACCAAACATGGTTGTTATCGCCCCTACAGATTACTACCACACAAAAAATGTTATTAGAGCTGTATCTGAGTATAAAGGCCCTGTTTATGTAAGAATGCCAAGAAGAGATACAGAAATAATTTATGAAAGTGAGGAAGAGGCAAGTTTTGAAATTGGTAAAGGTAAGGTTTTAGTTGATGGGGATGATTTAACCATTATAGCCACTGGAGAGGAAGTGCCAGAGGCATTAAAGGCAGGAGAAATATTAAAAGAAAATGGTATATCAGCTGAAATTGTAGAAATGGCTACAATAAAACCAATAGATGAAGATATTATTAAAAAATCAAAGGATTTCGTTGTTACAGTTGAAGACCACAACATTATTGGTGGTTTGGGAGGAGCGGTTGCTGAAGTTATAGCCTCAAACGGTTTGAATAAAAAGTTATTGAGAATTGGAATTAACGACGTGTTTGGAAGAAGTGGAAAAGCCGATGAGCTCTTAAAACACTATGGATTGGATGGAGAGAGTATAGCTAAAAGAATTATGGAAGAAATGAAAAAATAA
- the pdxS gene encoding pyridoxal 5'-phosphate synthase lyase subunit PdxS: protein MKKGTDLLKKGFAKMVKHGVVMDVTNVEQAQIAEEAGAVAVMALERVPADIRAAGGVARMSDPALIEEIMDAVSIPVMAKCRIGHTAEAEVLEAIGVDMIDESEVLTQADPFFHIYKKKFKVPFVCGARNLGEAVRRIWEGAAMIRTKGEAGTGNIVEAVRHMRLMNEAIAQLQRMSDEEVYGVAKFYANRYAELAKIVREGMGLPATVLENESIYEGFTLAEIIDGLYKVLLEVKKLGRLPVVNFAAGGVATPADAALMMQLGSDGVFVGSGIFKSENPLERAKAIVEATYNYDKPEVVAEVSKNLGEAMRGIDITQISEAEKMQYRGD from the coding sequence ATGAAAAAAGGAACTGACTTATTAAAGAAAGGATTCGCCAAAATGGTTAAGCATGGAGTTGTAATGGACGTTACCAACGTAGAACAGGCACAAATAGCTGAAGAAGCTGGAGCTGTTGCAGTTATGGCTTTAGAGAGAGTTCCTGCAGATATTAGAGCGGCTGGTGGGGTTGCGAGAATGTCAGACCCAGCTTTAATTGAGGAGATAATGGACGCTGTTTCAATCCCTGTTATGGCTAAGTGTAGAATTGGACACACTGCAGAGGCAGAGGTTTTAGAGGCAATTGGAGTAGATATGATTGATGAGAGTGAGGTATTAACTCAAGCAGACCCATTCTTCCACATATATAAAAAGAAATTTAAAGTTCCATTTGTTTGTGGGGCAAGAAACTTAGGAGAGGCAGTTAGAAGAATTTGGGAAGGAGCGGCTATGATAAGGACAAAAGGAGAGGCAGGAACTGGAAATATAGTTGAAGCAGTTAGGCACATGAGATTAATGAATGAGGCAATAGCTCAATTGCAGAGAATGAGTGATGAAGAGGTTTATGGCGTAGCTAAGTTTTACGCTAATAGATATGCTGAATTAGCTAAGATAGTTAGAGAGGGCATGGGATTGCCAGCAACTGTATTGGAAAATGAGTCAATATATGAGGGTTTCACATTGGCTGAGATTATTGATGGGCTGTATAAAGTTTTATTAGAAGTTAAAAAATTAGGAAGATTGCCAGTAGTTAACTTTGCAGCTGGTGGGGTTGCAACACCGGCAGATGCTGCTTTAATGATGCAACTTGGTTCTGATGGAGTATTTGTTGGTTCTGGAATCTTTAAATCAGAGAATCCATTAGAAAGGGCTAAAGCAATTGTTGAAGCAACATACAACTACGATAAACCAGAAGTTGTTGCTGAAGTTAGCAAGAACTTAGGAGAAGCGATGAGAGGAATAGATATAACTCAAATAAGTGAAGCAGAAAAGATGCAATATAGAGGAGATTAA
- the hypE gene encoding hydrogenase expression/formation protein HypE produces the protein MKITRMHGAGGKVMQELIKDVILKNLEITSVNGGIGLESLDDSSTIPIGDKEIVFTVDGHTVKPIFFPGGDIGRLAVSGTVNDLAVMGAKPLALSLSLIIPEGFNLEDLEKIIKSINETCKEAEVAIITGDTKVSDGVDDIIISTAGVGVVDRGKAIRDCNVQEGDAIIVSGNIGEHGLAILLSREGFDFETNIKSDVAPVNKMIERVLEEGIEIHAMKDLTRGGLADALNEMAEKSNIGITIFEDKIPISDEVQSICDILGLDPLTIANEGKVVIAVKKEDAERCLDILREHPLGKNAEIIGYATKEHKGVVMETIVGRRIVDMPIGDPIPRVC, from the coding sequence ATGAAAATCACAAGGATGCATGGAGCTGGAGGAAAGGTAATGCAGGAGCTTATAAAAGATGTAATATTGAAAAATTTGGAGATAACATCAGTTAATGGAGGTATTGGTTTAGAAAGCTTGGATGATTCATCAACTATCCCAATAGGCGATAAAGAGATTGTCTTTACAGTTGATGGACATACAGTTAAACCAATATTCTTCCCAGGCGGGGATATTGGAAGATTGGCTGTTAGTGGAACTGTAAATGATTTGGCGGTTATGGGGGCTAAGCCATTAGCTTTATCCCTCTCTTTAATAATTCCAGAAGGTTTTAATTTAGAGGATTTAGAAAAAATAATCAAATCAATAAATGAAACATGTAAAGAGGCTGAAGTAGCTATAATAACAGGAGATACAAAGGTATCTGACGGTGTAGATGACATCATCATCTCAACCGCAGGAGTTGGAGTTGTTGATAGAGGAAAGGCGATAAGAGACTGTAATGTTCAAGAAGGGGATGCAATAATTGTTTCCGGGAATATAGGGGAGCATGGATTAGCTATTTTATTATCAAGAGAGGGCTTTGATTTTGAAACAAACATAAAGTCAGATGTAGCCCCAGTAAACAAGATGATTGAAAGGGTTTTAGAAGAAGGCATTGAAATACATGCAATGAAAGACCTTACAAGAGGGGGCTTAGCAGATGCGTTAAATGAGATGGCTGAAAAGAGCAATATCGGTATAACAATATTTGAGGATAAGATACCAATAAGTGATGAAGTGCAGTCAATTTGTGACATTCTTGGTTTAGATCCTTTAACTATAGCAAATGAAGGTAAAGTAGTTATAGCTGTTAAAAAGGAAGATGCTGAAAGATGTTTAGATATCTTGAGAGAGCATCCTTTAGGAAAGAACGCTGAAATTATTGGTTATGCTACAAAAGAACACAAAGGGGTTGTAATGGAAACAATTGTTGGTAGGAGAATCGTTGATATGCCTATTGGAGACCCTATTCCAAGAGTGTGCTAA
- a CDS encoding bis-aminopropyl spermidine synthase family protein: MKIIGKMGKGKIYRDEKAKFSILLDSVAKKADIAEGKRAVEDIIRVIYRHQPISTKKIAQKTRLPLPIVAKVRTILERERILKRTERGAELTELGIEFAENFLKLKYKKSLTCSVCNGRGIVLDEFFEDILNRVKVWAKKRPLANTTIDQSFATPETSTYRVALMYERGDLEGKRILFVGDDDLTSLPAALTNMAEEIAVVDIDERILKLIEKFSQKEGVKIRTIKHNLRNPLPDDLKESFDVISTDPPYTVNGLKLFLSRGIEALGKEGIAYLSYSHKPIDEWLSIQKAITNMGFVISELIPNFNYYEGSEIIANTTFIARLIGRDLKAEIGDTEKIYTGLVKPVIRYYKCLKCGKIHKVGEEVKKVEDLVCECGGKKFKMVKREKIKE, translated from the coding sequence ATGAAAATTATAGGGAAGATGGGAAAAGGTAAAATCTATAGGGATGAGAAGGCAAAATTTTCAATACTTTTAGATAGTGTTGCTAAAAAGGCAGATATTGCTGAAGGAAAAAGGGCTGTTGAAGATATAATTAGGGTTATTTATAGACATCAGCCAATATCAACAAAAAAGATTGCTCAAAAAACAAGATTACCTCTACCAATTGTTGCTAAAGTTAGGACTATTTTAGAGAGGGAGAGGATATTAAAAAGGACTGAAAGAGGGGCTGAGCTGACAGAGTTGGGCATAGAATTTGCAGAAAATTTTTTGAAATTAAAGTATAAAAAATCTCTCACATGCAGTGTTTGTAATGGAAGAGGAATAGTTTTAGATGAGTTTTTTGAAGATATTTTAAATAGGGTTAAAGTTTGGGCTAAAAAAAGACCTTTGGCAAATACAACAATAGATCAATCCTTTGCAACACCTGAGACATCAACATATAGAGTTGCTTTAATGTATGAGAGAGGAGATTTAGAGGGAAAAAGGATTTTATTCGTTGGGGATGATGATTTAACATCTTTGCCAGCCGCTTTAACCAACATGGCTGAAGAGATAGCTGTTGTAGATATAGACGAAAGAATTTTAAAGCTTATAGAAAAATTTTCACAAAAAGAGGGGGTTAAAATAAGAACCATTAAACATAATTTAAGAAACCCTTTACCTGACGATTTAAAAGAGAGCTTTGATGTTATTTCAACAGACCCGCCATATACGGTTAATGGATTAAAGTTATTTTTGTCACGAGGAATTGAAGCTTTAGGGAAAGAAGGAATAGCTTATTTATCTTATTCACACAAACCAATAGATGAGTGGCTTTCTATTCAAAAGGCAATTACAAATATGGGTTTTGTTATCTCAGAGCTAATTCCAAATTTTAATTACTATGAAGGTAGTGAAATAATCGCAAATACTACATTTATAGCACGATTGATTGGGAGGGATTTAAAGGCGGAGATTGGAGACACTGAAAAAATATACACAGGTTTGGTTAAACCAGTTATAAGATACTATAAATGCCTAAAATGTGGAAAAATTCATAAAGTTGGTGAAGAAGTTAAAAAAGTTGAAGATTTGGTTTGTGAATGTGGAGGAAAGAAATTTAAAATGGTTAAGAGAGAGAAGATTAAAGAATAA